The proteins below come from a single Vibrio natriegens NBRC 15636 = ATCC 14048 = DSM 759 genomic window:
- a CDS encoding M16 family metallopeptidase translates to MRMFWVGACSLLVITGCASQSPVSSLPEGITFVESSQAEEGKVKIPYQKYKLDNGLTVILAPEDSDPLVHVDMTYHVGSAREEIGKSGFAHFFEHMMFQGSENVGDQEHFKIITEAGGTLNGTTNRDRTNYFETVPANQLEKMLWLESDRMGFLLDAVSQHKFEIQRSTVKNERAQRYDNRPYGLIWERMSEALYPEGHPYSWQTIGYVEDLDRVDVNDLKAFFLRWYGPNNATLTIGGDLDVEKTLAWVNKYFGSIPRGPEVENAAKQPATLTESKYITLEDRIQQPMVMIAWPTTYDGEASQASLDTLSEVLGGGTNSLLYQDLVKTQKAVDAGSFHDCAELACTFFVYAMGDSGDKGDLSKLYDDVMQSLNKFADTGVTEQRLEQLTGKAEADAIFALESVKGKVTQLASNETFFGQPDLIEKQLEQIRAVTPDSVDKVYRDFIQGKSKVTLSVVPTGKTDLAVKPATFVTPERTLPEYKKITDDQLAYRRATDNFDRSVQPPIGDPVQATMPDLYDVHFDNGSELLGAVSNETPTVMMQFSLPAGTRFVEKGKEGLAQLTASMLQEGTTKRSMEEIQAELDKLGSVISVDATGYTTNISVSALEKNLAPTLKIVEEMLLSPAFKQEDFERVKQQALEGLVYEHQSPSWMASQASRQVLFGDSIFARPKDGTQAGMEALTLNDIREFYATHYTPQGAQITVVGDVSKQDIEQQLAFWANWQDDAAPLYAPQSIPALGTQKVHLVDKPGAPQSVVMMVRQGVPYDATGEFFLGQLANFNLAGNFNSRINQNLREDKGYTYGAYGYFSGNPETGSVVFTAQVRADATIASIMEMKNELNEFSQAGMTDDELTFMRQAVGQKDALKYETPTQKAELISDIFKYNLDKDYLQQRNAIVETVDKQTLNTLAQKWFDPNDYQIIVVGDAKSLRPQLEKLGKDVEELEIIR, encoded by the coding sequence ATGAGAATGTTTTGGGTTGGCGCGTGTTCACTGCTCGTGATCACGGGTTGTGCATCACAATCCCCTGTTTCTTCACTGCCAGAGGGGATCACTTTCGTAGAGTCATCACAAGCGGAAGAAGGCAAAGTTAAAATCCCATACCAAAAATACAAGCTTGATAACGGATTGACCGTCATTCTCGCACCAGAAGATTCAGATCCGCTGGTGCACGTTGATATGACTTATCATGTTGGTTCTGCCCGTGAAGAAATCGGTAAGTCTGGGTTTGCACACTTCTTCGAGCACATGATGTTCCAAGGCTCAGAGAACGTGGGTGACCAAGAGCATTTCAAAATCATCACTGAGGCTGGTGGTACACTCAACGGGACAACCAACCGAGACCGAACTAACTACTTTGAAACTGTACCAGCCAATCAGCTAGAGAAAATGCTTTGGCTCGAATCTGATCGTATGGGTTTCTTGCTTGACGCAGTTTCACAGCATAAGTTTGAAATTCAACGTTCTACGGTTAAGAACGAACGTGCTCAACGTTACGATAACCGTCCATATGGTTTGATTTGGGAACGCATGTCAGAAGCGTTATATCCAGAAGGCCACCCTTACTCATGGCAAACAATCGGTTATGTGGAAGATTTAGATCGCGTTGATGTTAATGATCTGAAAGCCTTTTTCTTGCGATGGTATGGCCCAAATAACGCCACGCTGACGATAGGTGGTGATCTGGATGTTGAAAAGACGCTGGCTTGGGTTAACAAGTACTTTGGCTCTATTCCTCGTGGTCCAGAAGTTGAGAATGCGGCAAAACAACCAGCAACGCTGACCGAAAGCAAATACATTACGCTAGAAGACCGTATTCAGCAGCCAATGGTGATGATCGCGTGGCCAACGACTTACGATGGCGAAGCAAGCCAAGCGTCACTGGATACCTTATCCGAAGTACTTGGTGGCGGAACCAACAGCTTACTTTATCAAGATCTGGTGAAAACACAGAAAGCGGTTGATGCGGGTTCATTCCACGACTGTGCAGAGCTGGCATGTACCTTCTTTGTCTATGCGATGGGAGACTCTGGCGACAAAGGCGATTTATCTAAACTGTATGACGACGTAATGCAGTCTTTAAATAAATTTGCTGACACAGGTGTAACAGAACAGCGTCTCGAGCAGCTTACCGGTAAGGCTGAAGCCGATGCGATTTTTGCGTTGGAAAGCGTAAAAGGCAAGGTGACACAGTTAGCCTCTAACGAAACTTTCTTTGGCCAGCCTGACTTAATTGAAAAGCAGCTAGAACAAATTCGAGCTGTGACTCCTGACTCTGTTGATAAAGTGTACCGTGATTTTATTCAGGGTAAATCCAAAGTGACCTTAAGTGTGGTTCCAACGGGTAAAACCGATCTTGCTGTCAAACCAGCGACGTTTGTCACGCCTGAGCGTACACTACCTGAATACAAAAAGATCACTGATGATCAGCTTGCTTACCGCCGAGCTACCGATAATTTTGATCGCTCCGTTCAGCCACCAATTGGTGATCCTGTACAAGCCACTATGCCGGACTTATATGATGTGCACTTCGACAACGGCTCTGAACTCTTGGGTGCAGTGAGTAATGAAACGCCTACCGTTATGATGCAATTCAGCCTGCCAGCAGGCACTCGTTTTGTCGAAAAAGGTAAGGAAGGGCTGGCACAGCTAACCGCTTCGATGCTTCAGGAAGGCACAACCAAACGCAGCATGGAAGAGATTCAGGCTGAGCTGGATAAGCTCGGTAGTGTTATTTCTGTCGATGCAACAGGATATACGACCAACATCAGTGTTTCTGCTTTGGAGAAAAACCTAGCGCCAACCTTGAAGATCGTCGAAGAGATGCTGCTATCACCTGCATTCAAACAAGAAGATTTTGAACGCGTGAAACAGCAAGCTCTGGAAGGATTGGTTTATGAGCACCAAAGCCCAAGCTGGATGGCTTCGCAAGCTAGTCGCCAGGTACTTTTCGGTGATTCCATTTTTGCGCGCCCTAAGGATGGTACGCAAGCCGGAATGGAAGCGCTGACCCTCAATGATATCCGTGAGTTTTACGCAACACACTACACCCCACAAGGTGCACAGATCACCGTGGTAGGTGATGTGAGCAAACAAGATATCGAGCAACAGTTAGCGTTCTGGGCTAACTGGCAGGATGACGCAGCACCGCTATATGCGCCGCAAAGTATTCCAGCATTGGGAACGCAAAAAGTTCACCTTGTCGACAAACCAGGAGCACCACAAAGTGTGGTTATGATGGTTCGCCAAGGGGTGCCATACGATGCTACGGGAGAATTCTTCCTGGGTCAGTTGGCTAACTTCAACCTGGCAGGTAACTTTAACAGCCGTATCAACCAAAACCTGCGTGAAGACAAAGGTTACACTTACGGTGCATATGGCTACTTCTCTGGCAATCCGGAAACAGGCTCCGTTGTATTCACCGCACAAGTGCGTGCTGATGCGACCATTGCTTCGATCATGGAAATGAAGAATGAACTGAATGAATTCTCTCAAGCTGGTATGACGGACGATGAATTGACGTTTATGCGCCAGGCAGTAGGACAAAAAGATGCACTGAAATATGAAACTCCAACACAAAAGGCGGAGCTCATCAGTGATATCTTTAAGTACAACCTTGATAAAGACTATCTTCAGCAGCGAAATGCGATTGTGGAAACCGTGGACAAGCAGACGCTTAACACTCTCGCACAGAAGTGGTTTGACCCTAATGACTACCAAATCATTGTGGTTGGCGATGCAAAATCACTTCGCCCTCAATTAGAAAAGTTGGGGAAAGACGTAGAAGAGCTTGAAATCATTCGATAG
- a CDS encoding YqaA family protein, whose amino-acid sequence MLEAFNAGFENIALWFSGSALWVLFMTGFLSATLLPGGSEAGLIATLSLNQYSVFSIITVATIGNTLGGLTNYWLGLWIPNKTQDEKHGHTALKWLSKYGYWALFFSWLPIVGDPLCLAAGWLRMKFLPCVMLIFFGKAARYSLLAAIYLGLF is encoded by the coding sequence ATGTTAGAAGCATTCAATGCTGGCTTTGAGAACATCGCGCTTTGGTTTTCTGGGTCAGCATTGTGGGTGCTTTTTATGACAGGTTTTCTCAGTGCTACCTTACTTCCTGGTGGCTCTGAGGCTGGTCTCATAGCGACCCTCTCTCTAAATCAATATTCCGTCTTTTCCATCATCACTGTAGCTACGATTGGTAATACCCTTGGTGGTTTGACCAATTACTGGCTTGGATTATGGATTCCCAATAAAACCCAGGATGAAAAACATGGCCATACCGCGTTAAAGTGGTTATCAAAATATGGTTACTGGGCTTTATTTTTCAGTTGGCTACCTATTGTTGGTGACCCGCTGTGCTTAGCGGCAGGGTGGTTAAGGATGAAATTCCTGCCGTGTGTAATGTTAATATTTTTTGGAAAGGCCGCTAGATACAGCCTTCTAGCAGCCATCTATCTCGGATTATTTTAA
- the gshA gene encoding glutamate--cysteine ligase, giving the protein MTDFAARLEKVASNPEVFKQFGRGVERETLRYRQDGQLATTPHPEGLGSAFTNQWITTDFSESLLEFITPVSHDVPELMAQLKDIHHFTQTKMGEEKMWPLSMPCYVASEDNINLAQYGSSNAARMKTLYREGLKRRYGSLMQIISGVHFNFSFPESFWDALYGEQDEEARQETKSDAYFALIRNYYRFGWMIPYFFGASPALCGSFIQGRETSLPFESLGGTLFLPKSTSLRLSDLGYTNNAQSSLKIGFNSIDQYLEGLSDAIRRPSEEFAKIGVKVDGEYRQLNSNVLQIENELYAPIRPKRVAKSGEKPSEALKRAGVEYIEVRSLDVNPFSPVGITEEQVRFLDLFLTWAALSDSEPMDNCELECWRDNWNKVIVSGREKGLMLQIGCQGERLPLQEWAHRVFADLRQIAVMMDEVNGDNAYQEVCDKLTGWIDEPELTTSGQLLELTKELGGLGKVGCSLGMKHREDNLNHGYQHYSQEVMEQEALASVEKQKQAELSDTMSFDDFLEDYFSYLKQ; this is encoded by the coding sequence TTGACTGATTTTGCTGCGCGACTGGAAAAAGTTGCATCAAACCCGGAAGTATTTAAACAGTTTGGACGCGGTGTTGAGCGTGAAACGTTACGCTATCGTCAGGATGGACAGCTAGCAACAACACCTCATCCAGAGGGATTGGGCTCAGCGTTCACAAACCAGTGGATTACCACGGACTTTTCAGAGTCGTTACTGGAGTTCATTACTCCGGTTTCTCATGATGTTCCGGAGCTAATGGCACAACTGAAAGATATTCATCACTTTACTCAAACTAAAATGGGTGAAGAAAAAATGTGGCCGCTTTCTATGCCATGTTATGTCGCCAGTGAAGATAATATTAATCTGGCACAGTACGGATCGTCTAACGCAGCTCGAATGAAAACGCTCTACCGAGAGGGTTTGAAACGCCGTTATGGCAGCTTAATGCAGATCATTTCGGGTGTTCACTTCAACTTCTCGTTCCCAGAATCGTTTTGGGATGCCCTATATGGTGAGCAGGATGAAGAGGCTCGTCAGGAAACCAAATCCGATGCCTATTTTGCCCTCATTCGTAACTACTATCGTTTTGGTTGGATGATTCCCTACTTCTTTGGTGCTTCGCCTGCGTTGTGTGGTTCGTTTATTCAAGGCCGAGAAACAAGCTTACCGTTTGAGAGCTTGGGTGGAACGTTATTCTTACCGAAATCAACGTCTTTGCGTCTGAGCGACCTTGGTTACACGAATAATGCACAGAGTTCGCTAAAGATTGGCTTCAATAGTATTGACCAGTATCTGGAAGGTTTAAGTGATGCTATTCGTCGTCCGTCAGAAGAGTTCGCAAAAATTGGTGTGAAAGTTGATGGCGAGTACCGTCAGCTCAATTCGAATGTGTTGCAAATAGAAAACGAATTGTACGCGCCAATTCGCCCTAAACGAGTGGCTAAAAGTGGTGAGAAACCATCAGAAGCGTTAAAGCGTGCGGGTGTTGAATATATTGAAGTTCGTTCATTGGACGTGAACCCATTCAGCCCAGTAGGCATAACTGAAGAGCAAGTTCGCTTCCTCGACCTGTTCCTGACTTGGGCAGCACTGTCAGACTCAGAACCAATGGATAACTGTGAACTGGAGTGTTGGCGTGATAACTGGAACAAAGTCATTGTATCGGGCCGTGAAAAAGGCTTGATGCTTCAGATCGGTTGCCAAGGTGAGCGCTTACCTCTACAAGAGTGGGCTCACCGCGTGTTTGCAGATCTACGCCAAATTGCTGTGATGATGGATGAAGTGAACGGTGATAATGCTTACCAAGAGGTTTGCGATAAGTTAACTGGCTGGATTGATGAACCTGAATTGACGACTTCTGGTCAATTGCTGGAACTGACCAAGGAGTTGGGCGGCTTAGGTAAAGTAGGTTGTTCACTTGGTATGAAGCATCGTGAAGATAACCTGAATCACGGCTACCAGCATTACTCACAAGAAGTGATGGAACAGGAAGCGTTAGCATCGGTTGAAAAGCAAAAGCAAGCAGAGCTAAGTGACACGATGTCTTTTGATGACTTCCTGGAAGACTATTTTTCTTATTTAAAACAATAA
- a CDS encoding NADP-dependent oxidoreductase produces MEHKQIVITEFGEASVLAVQHAPTPSPQSGEVLVKVSFSGINPIDVKTRAGLGWAAAQNKDNLPWVPGYDISGEVVSCGEQTSRFAVGDKVAGFIGFPVRGGGYSQYVSVPESELSRVPSNVPLESAAVLPLAGQTAAQALEKANVTESDRVLVLAGAGGVGHIAVQLAVASKAEVFTTCSERNVDYLTSLGAHAVNYQLGPVSERVEDIDVLIDLVGGDAALDALKCLKPNARIVTIPTITAEKICEQAKQLGLEANGMLVEPKPEQLDSLLYMADVGLLKTEVQHVYPMDEVVAAHEQVESGRTRGKVLLDMTC; encoded by the coding sequence ATGGAACACAAACAAATAGTTATCACTGAATTTGGAGAAGCAAGCGTACTTGCGGTTCAACATGCCCCAACACCGTCACCACAGTCAGGTGAAGTGTTAGTTAAGGTTTCTTTTTCTGGCATTAATCCTATTGATGTGAAGACTCGTGCAGGTCTGGGCTGGGCTGCGGCGCAAAACAAAGACAATCTGCCTTGGGTTCCGGGATATGACATTTCAGGGGAAGTCGTATCTTGTGGAGAGCAAACATCCCGCTTTGCTGTTGGAGATAAGGTAGCTGGTTTCATTGGTTTTCCAGTAAGAGGTGGCGGATACAGTCAATATGTATCTGTGCCTGAATCAGAACTGAGCCGCGTACCAAGTAATGTTCCTTTGGAATCGGCGGCAGTGCTTCCTCTTGCCGGCCAAACCGCGGCTCAGGCACTGGAGAAAGCTAACGTCACAGAAAGCGATCGTGTTTTAGTGCTTGCTGGTGCGGGTGGCGTAGGACACATTGCGGTGCAACTGGCTGTCGCAAGTAAGGCTGAGGTTTTTACAACTTGTAGTGAGCGAAATGTCGATTATCTCACCTCACTTGGTGCCCATGCAGTGAACTATCAATTAGGACCAGTGTCAGAACGTGTTGAAGATATAGATGTTTTAATTGATTTAGTGGGTGGAGATGCGGCTCTGGACGCTCTCAAATGTCTCAAGCCTAATGCTAGGATTGTGACTATTCCTACGATTACTGCCGAGAAGATTTGCGAACAAGCGAAACAGTTGGGCTTAGAAGCGAACGGTATGTTAGTTGAGCCTAAGCCAGAGCAGCTGGATTCTTTACTGTATATGGCTGATGTAGGTTTACTAAAAACAGAGGTTCAACATGTCTACCCAATGGACGAGGTTGTCGCAGCTCACGAACAAGTGGAGTCTGGGCGCACTCGAGGCAAGGTTTTGCTTGATATGACATGTTAG